cacacacacatacaatacacacacacataaaacagttttacaaactctctgtctctgtccagtTGTTTATGAATTAATGATATTCCATCACAATGTGCTTTATGTATAATACTGAATCACACAtgatgacacacagacacagatattaAGGTGTGTAAGGTGGGCACCTGGAAGAGGACAACCCAGCACCTCCGCCCGCAGACACACACTGCCATTGATGTACCAGCTCTGGGGGTTGATCCGCAGGAACTGACCCACCATGGGGACGGGCAACATGCCCAGTACTGGAGTCTCAAGGTCATTATTCCCTTTAAACACctaaaacaacaaaacacacagacgccGGACCAGAAACGCTACAATTTTCAAAAGAGAATGCAAAAGCTATGAGTGGTATTCGGgaagtccggcttcagaaagtcaAAGTCCTACCctgtattggttctacctgtgcacttgtAACGGATGCcggctagcttagctgtgcttgtggaacgttggtaaacctcactccccgtcGCCTCAAGagctgggctattggctcaattgttagcgcttGCGaggatccgaggtgctgctgttcgcgggttcgagtccaggcgtgtgcagggctgaatcgcgcaggttcaacacaacgcaggttacacacTTAACACAGGTTATTTCACTAGTTAGCTCATCTACCCGAAAAATTAGTTGTGCCAATTAGAATCAGTGAATAGCTGGAACAAAtatgtggcaggacttttactttctgaagctggaccTTTACCCCGCTGATTTACTGTGTATATTTCAGAGAAAGTGATCTGATCTCATCTGTGTAGTCAGTGTGCTGCCAGGTGTGGCGGAAATCTCACACTTACCGCCTCTACGGTGCCATTCATGCAGGTGGCCCAGGTCTCCGTATCATTACTGATCTGAACCTTATATGATTCCACAAAGTTCCagctagagagaaagaaaaagagataaagaaagagagataggtaAATAATGCTTCTTAAAATAAGCCAAGCTTCCTGACATTAAGAAGTTTCAAGCTTCAAGCAAGTTGATTTGTACAGTTCTAACTCATAGCCACAAACATAGGGCTCCTACAAGTATCTACAAGTTTACATTCAAGTAAACGTTGCAGCTGTCAGCAAAGACAGCTTTCTCCTGGACTCCCATTACAGTGGAAGGCCTCCCCTCCCTGCCCTTTAGCCATGCGCATACTACACAGACATCATTTCCTGTCTGAGGGAGATAATCAAGAAACTCATTTTTAATGTGTCTATGCTGTTGGGAGGGAACTCAAAGTTCGCTGGTTATTAAACTTGTATAAGTCACAATCAGAATAAAGAAAGTGACGTTATAGACTCTTGCAATCTTGcaatcagacacaaacactatGCCAAGCCAATCAATGTGTACGGCATCTCTcttcctgccacacacacaatgtacactTGAGGACAGACTACTACATTTTCAGCCATGCCatactaatctctctctctcacacacacacacacgcacacacacccatgccctTACCTCCAGATGGAGTTTCTCCCTTGTAGGACGACTCCAGTGAATAATGTGGGCCTAAGGGCGTCCACTTGCAGCCACTGATTCTTGTCCTTCACTGCCGCACACCAGGCCCCATCATACTCATCACCATCATCTAAACCAGCCTACACATGCagacgtagacacacacacacacacacacacacacacacacacacacacacacacacacacactcattaccaTAATTTACTGTCATCCATACCAATCTAATGGCATCCCACTCTATCTCAGTctcatacatgcatgcattttctctctctctctctctctctctctcacacacacacacacacacacacaggacagtccATGACAGTGTGCACACAGAGACCTGGATGTTGAGGCGTCCACGTTGGGGCCCGAGGCCGCTGCGTTCggaagaggaggcagagagctGGAAGTCTTTCACCCTCAATGACTTCAGGCCGAGGGGAGGGCAGACTGAagatgggtggggtgggggtggggtagtgtgtttgtgtttttggaaAGAAGACAGGCCACAAGATATCCACAAATTAAAGAAGATTCATCCGGTTATTCACCCTATCAGatcacaacagacacacacacacacacacacacacacacacacacacgcacacataaacatgtttaCAGCTGGACAAGTGTTGCAATCTGACACTGGTCAAAATTCCTCTTGGTTGATAAAGAGGGGGtgtcaacctctctctctctctctctctctctctctctctctctattctgcaCACACgaacagacacatacagcacacatgaTGATTCTATCAGAATAACAGTGAAAGAAATCGGTTGTATGAACATTAATGTTCTAAAAACGTCTTGAAACACCCCACGTAAATGTTTAGTTCACATCCAAAGCACCATAGTCATGACAGAAAGACATTAATCCATGTGCTCTGAAGCATAACATTTCCAGAACAATTAATACTGAAGGGATAGATCCCTTATCATTTGCTTTTCATGTGCTATTAAGCGTGAATAAATTACGGGATCTGGCTATGCTATACGGGTGCATGGAGGAACTTTATATAACCTTACATTCCAGTGTCTAAACGGGAAattggagagaaagaaaagaagagagatcGGGTTACTTTTCTCACGAACGCGCGGTCTAGATTCGGTTTTCCTAGACTAGTCCTACATAGATGTTTTCAATTTTTCTCCCATAGATTTTTTCCACGGCGCAAAGAGCTTACCGACTTCACGCTGGACCGTCCCAGCTCCTTCACTTTGATGCACTTTGTCTTCTGGCTTCTTATCCCGTTCCTGCAGAATGTGCGCCTCTGCCGTAGACTTGCTGCTTGATACAGGCGCAGCGGTTGTTTTGAATTCAGTAATTTCATTCAAATAATTTAGTGCATTTGTAAAGGATGCATTTACTGTCGTTTGCATTTGTTCTGTCTTGTTCACCCCTTTTATTTCATTCGTAAGTAAACCGTTTATCACTTGTGCCTCTAGCGCTAAGGAAAGACAGACTAATACAGCGAGCCTCGCCATCTCTGCCGCTTGCATTTCGCGACTGTCAGGGTCAGATCAGTTTACAGAAATTCCCAACTCAGCATTTATACCCCAAAAACTGCCCGTAATGAGTCAAAAACACGCGCACGCGAGTGTAAGAATACACTTTGACCTACACTCACTGAAAGAAAGCCATTTCAAATAAAATTTAATCCACTATAGCCTTGGTGACGTAGTCCACCCACCAAtgtttacttagcctactgatCTAATTGTTTCCCCAAGCcaaccttttttcttttctcaggCAGACAGTGATTAACACATTAACATTAATAGTGGAGTGGCCCATCAAGAGTTAACATTTGGGAGAAATGTTGCCTTACACGATTTAATTTTGACACATATTAGCAAATGTAGAATTTgtataataggcctatattttttgcatttaatgTTATTGATTCCTCATatcatttcatattttttttcatatatgaACATATTATTTTGCCTATTGTTATGGATATCTAGGATAATGTATTGCCTAGCTGACATTCAATATTTCATCATGGGAATGGTGCTCCCCTTGTTATTGTTTTCTGATATGGTGAATAGGGCATATCCTCATTTTGGAAATGCATATCATGGGGATGCATGCATTTTGGAGATGCATATCATATTAACCAGTGGTTTTATCAATATGGCATACAAacttagcctggaaaatccagaccctgataatctagaaagattaagggtctggcaaagagcaatgtaatggcccaacaagcatgcatttaaaaatctcactgcacattGGATAACACTTGACCATGTTTACtttgaatgatttcggacttcgacgcaatgggataacactacgactaatgtgtactgtcctccaacgttgcagcgctgtcttcatcagtttagctggttcccagGAATGTTGGgggaaaagtaacgtgcatcattgctctttgccaaagtgtctcgcagagacaattccattgtgctctcgcgagaactctggatttccagggtaataccaaagatggttgattcttcagatacttcatgagaggccatttcctgtccctggaaatgtatgcaaatagggtagtagtacacgcccccgcacatttatgcagtgatggGCTCTCTTTTTAACAGCCCTTATGAAAACTTGGCACATCGATCAAATCGTCTGGGCAGGCTTTATGATGATGGGCAGATGAGCAATGGTGCCTAGTCATTCACATCACCTGAGCGGGCTTCAGTTGATATTGGCAGTGCAATAActtaaagggggaaaaaaatcccTATTAAGCGATTAAGGCATTTATCGAGAAGAAGGATGTTTTGTCTCTTCTCCCTACACGATTCACAGTAgactatttcgttgctctgattggtctatccaattgtgtgcagatgCATTTTTCATGAAACATGCCCCATAATCACGTCCCATTCATGCAGTTCTAGACTCAAATTCTTAATAGAATGTAGTCTACTATCCTGTCTAATGATATCCGAAAACAAAGCCTACTTTGCATACCTCCTTATTTACTTTACAGGCCTTTATGGAACCACAGCTCCATATTTGGGGGCCTACAAAATGTCAGCCATGGTCTCCAGACCTACTTTGTTGGTCCACTACCATGGCTGAGTATGGCCTCTCACGATTGGGAAACATTTCCAACTCTAGCATCTTAACTGGCGTatagactttgcattaactTTGTTATCATTGGTCCAgtctaaccaatcacattgatcagggattcctaacGTTACATTGCACGTTACTGCATCTGCAGTCAGGAGAAACTGTATTTAGGCCTACCTTTGTTGTACATAAATGTACACACTTTTTTTCGACTGCAATTTTTTTGATATTCATGGCTACCGTTAACCACAGTCACTTTCGATTTCAAAACAAGCATCATCCCCTCTCTTTGCTGATTGGCTATCATCCCTGGTGCCAGTCGGAGGGAAACATTGGGCCTAGCCTAGTGTAGAgggtcattcacaccaagaacgataacaatAACTATATAACCATGACGATAAAAGCAtccacactgaacaacgataaagtctctccttgtgttaatgaatgtgaggCTAAAATGTGATGGGTTATGATTGGCTATTAGTTTTTTATCGTTCACAAAATCGTTCTTTCATATTAATTTCATTTCGATCATttatattaacgagaacgatatttgtttatagaccctttcaacaataaaaacaaaaacaatgcttgaacgttctatttgggccccaatctacttcctctgcattaagataacatatggaatgttaaaaaggaagtcttgtggggccaactatgatgctgataatggaactctcttgaggTTATCGtctatagttatcgttcttggtgtgaatgacccTTAGGCCTATATTGTCAGCTGCAAGACTATctcagtgaaatgaaaatgaagcgAGATACTACACTGGTGGGGCCAGGCCAACAAAATCCAGGACCAGGACCTAACCccagaaaataaattaaaaataataataataaaaaaaaacagctcaaAAGAAGGCACGGGGCTAAAGTATTTTATTAAACACATACTTATAGACTGCACATATtataacagagaaagagaaaacatgAAGGGAGTGGTTAAAAAAGATCTAACCATGGAAAACTTATTAAGTATATCTAGCACACAGTCCACAGCTAAGGCTGTTATAGCTTTCATAAAAGAGACCCAACTAGCAAATAgaatttagtttgtttttttttcatttaatttaaaaaactgGTTATAAGTAGCATCCCGTTGGATCACACCTCAGCCCGGAAGATGGCGGTAGTGCACGAAGTATGCAAACTGCCATTAAACGTTATagacgaagaagaagaagaagaagaagaagaagtcttttattttgaaacagggACTCTTGAACGTTTTTTTTTGAAAGTGACGTTTCAGCCGGAAAACGCCACGCTGCCTGTCCTGTCCCTCCACTGTTTTGCTTCGGTTGGAGAGGTTCATTCTCGCGTATTCTTCAGTTGTAAGCGATAACGTCTTTCCATTTCTGCGAACTAATGCATGTAGTTTGTCGGCTATGGGAAGACCTACATCATGAAAAACCATCACCTAAGCGTTCGTTCCTTTACAGGCGCATGAAGAATGTAACTCGGGTGGCCAGTCAGGCTGGCTGTAGATTCTGATAGGTAGGCTATTACTTGCAGCCGACTACTTTAAATTGGGCAGATGAACAGGTATCAATCTGTAGCTAGTTTGCTTAATCATCAGCCACAGGATATTCATTAAGTCACCTTGTAGCAGACCTGACTGCAGGTGTCTTCCtgttgtgctcacttttttccAAGTTAACGATACTACCGGATGTTGGTTTCTGTTGTTAAGTGACAGAAATGGAGGCAGGAGTATCGaaagtaacgttagcctaatgtcaagttgtttATTGTAAGTGTTGCCTAGCCATAACGTTACTGTTGTGTACTTGTAACGTTTAGCCTTAACCTATCACATTTACTTATTATCCCAATATAGAAATCAAACTGGTGCAAGGCAGAACAGCATTTAACGTTAGATGTCAAGGTGTGGATGACTTTTCAAATACGCCCAGAGGTTAGCAAAGATAAAGTTAGTCTGATAGCAGAAATAGCACATGAGTAGTAATAATTTGTCAAAATGTGACGGTTTATTTTCGAATTAACTTTTACCACGTCAAGAATTTGCAGCTGTTTGTTTGATAAAAATGCCTTGGTTGGAAGACGTGGCGAACGTCGCCTTGCGGGTGCCTAGTTTATTTGCCCTGGACCTGCTGTTCAAATGCGACGTTGAGAGTTTCACAGAGCACATTAAGGCCAGAAATGAAGATATGCTTTTCAAGTACAAATATGTCATCTGGAACGTGTATTATGTCGGTGAGTGTTTTCTTTACAACGGTAAGCTACTACAACACTAAAGATTGTCATATGAAGGCCAAGTAGCTTAAACAGATACAATGTTCACTGCTCAGAACAACTCACCAtctttgtatgagtgtgtgtgagagtgagtgagtgtgtgtgtgagagagagaaagagaacagccCCTCTGTTAAATTGGGACCTGTGTGTGCCCTGTGTTCAGGTCAGCTGTTAAGCTTCGTGATGCTGCTGTTGCCACTGGGTCATATTGTTCAGCTTTATCTGCACGTGCTTACGGCTATGCTGCTTTATGTGGGTCATCATATCTGCAGGTAATCTTATCTCATACATTACTTGATTTGGATCAATATTTGAAAGCATTTGGTCATTCACTGCTGGGCATTGGGTTACCGATCAGGGTGAATGCTTATCATTGTATTCATTTCTTTGTCCAACCCACAGGGACTATATACAAGGCGAGGTGCGCTATGGCCTGGACAGGCCGCTGTATCTTGACTCTCAGGCCTTGAATAGTTTTGTGTCAACTCTTACAAGTacgtaacacacacaaatgtcttGCATCTCTCTGCATCATgtacttgaacacacacacctgctgaagTAATGGAAACATAACATAGTGATGTATTTGTGTAGTGCAGACTGTGGACTTATGGAATAATGGAAacgtgtgtttttctgtgtaggTCAGGTGATTGTGTGCACGCTGTGTGCGTTCCTTATGCGGACCCGTCAGGTGTGGCTTTTCTCCGCTCACCTGCTCCCCCTGTTGGCCCGCGCCTGCTGCCTGCCCCTGGACACGGTCAACACAGTGGCCTCGGCCTCCGTGGTCATATCCGTTCTGCAGGTGGTCGCTTTCCTGTTGGGCAACATGTTTGTGCCCTACAGGCTGGCgagggctgcctacagagagaTACAGGTAACTGACGTGGATGCGGACAGGGCCCGCCTGCTCAAAAGTACAATAGGGGTGTGGTGGGGGCAGCAGTAACTTCGCTGCTTGACAATTGGTTGGCCTGTGTTCAAAACACGAACCAGCTGTTGGGATTCTGTGTTGCTTAGGATAGAAGCCTCTGCCAGTCAGTTAACTTTACTTTATACATGCTAGACCTGGCACAACTGCATAATTGCAGAGACAGGCTAAAGCCACTGACAGGAAGTTTCTGGTATGCATGCACATATGTCTAACTCTAGGGATTTCACCTCCTCACTCCCACTGCACACCACTCATCTTTCTGGTTCcatgactctttctctctccctccctctctctcccctccctctctctctctctctgtgtgtaggtggtggGCGTGTACAGGTtgtttgctgtgtgtctgtcagtgtggcAGAGCTTCTCTGTAcctctgctcttctctgtcTTCTGGTTCCTGTTGTTTGCTGCCCAACTCGGCAGTCCCACATCCAGCCACCAGGGGATGCTGCTGTACCTACTCAGCAGGTACAGTCACATAATATAGCCTTACCAAATGACATTTCATTCAGGTTCACACCGTTTGATACAAATTTACACAAACATCCACAAATACTGCAGTTCAAAGCAAGCAAGTATATACTCTTAATCGGCAGGATGAAATGACAGACCACTTATTTTGATACAGTTGGATTGAAAAGCATCAGACAATCAGAGTAAGATTACCTACCTGATGTTTACCAAAATAGTGTCCATAACTTGAtaccattctgtgtgtgtgtgttttagcgtGTCCGAGTGCTGCTCTACTCCGTACTCTCTGCTGGGTCTGGCGTGTGTGGTGTCTTACGTAGCCCTGGGGCTCATGAACCTGTGCAAGTTTTTCCTGGGAGGATATGCAGCCGTGCAGAACCACAACGTCATGCACAGGTCAGTCCGGgctcctctgtgtctcctcaAGGAAATGAGTCGGGAGCTTTAAGCCCTCCGCAAGCCGGCACCAACATGAGTGCAGCGCACTGCGCTACTGATGTTGAatactttgcagtgtttcccatacattgacatTTGTGGAGGcctaccacaatatcaacattgaccaccacacaatgattttccaggttgtactaaattgtgcttaaatctggttagcatcataaccacgctatgctaatttgttaaaaactgttccattccaagttaattctgcaaaccaaccaccacaaatggaattcaattctgtgggaaacactgctttgGTTCCTTTGTTTTCAATTCCTACCCCACACACCAAGCACCAAACTCTGTTGCTGCCGCCGTGTTATTTACGATTCAGTTCTATTTTCGTCAGCCCTGCTCAAgaaaatccattgtttattgagTGCTTGTCAAATTGCTGCAACAGTTAAATTTGCATAGTGGTGAATGGACTTCATGTGTGCGTTATTGTTAGCCTGCCAGTGTTGGTAAAagggttttgtgtttgtgtgtattacaGAGGGGTGACGGAGGGCGTGACTCTCCTGCTGTTGGCCCTGCAGACGGGCCTGTTGGACATGGCGCCTGTGCAGAGGTCCTTCCTCCTGTCAATCAtcctcttcatcatcctcaCGTCCACCTTGCAGAACATGATCGAGATTACTGAGCCCATCGTACTCGCGCTGGCTGCCAGCAGAAACAggtacatgtatacacacacacagcaaatctCTCAGCAGCTTCTGACGGACTGGGTGGTGGCCCAACGCCGAAACCAGACTTGAAccagaacaaaaaaaacacaccctctGTGCCCttcaaaactgtaaacacatcTCCGGTAGTCTCTGGCTGCACTCCAACTAATAGAATATGGCTCCCATAACACCGCCAAAGCAAAACATGGAAGACTTTTCTCATAGTACTGTGTATGACTATGAAGGTGTCCATCTATGAAGAATGATTCATCCTAAGCCTGTAGGTGATTTGCTGAGCCTTATTGACCTGCTTTTACTGTCTTTGTAGCCAGgttttctgtgtgcgtgtgtgtctgtgcgcgagAGTTAACTTTCTGCTCATTGTATCTCATTAGAAGCGTATGGAAACACATGCGGGggctgagcatgtgtgtgttcctgctgcTCTCTCCCATCTTCATGGCCTACAAACTCTCTCAGTTCTTCGTCATGGACCTCTGGCTCCTCATTCTGTTGTCCAGCTGCATCCTGACTTCCCTACAGGTGAGTTCAAAGGACACGACCTGTAACTTAATCAAACTTTTACGTCATGGGTTGGATAGTGATTATAATAGTTGTGTAGATGGgccatttgtgttgtgtttgtgaccattggTTGGCAGATTCGTGGTTAgcgtgctttttttttttttttttataaagttAATTTGggtaggggcttctgaatgtgttttaccATGGATTTTTGCACCAGGGAttataacatctaatcctgtgtattaaaggataattctggtatttagcactttgagtcccttttctggtttgttttggatgaactagagtggtggacaccaaaattttgacgatgggtcctgtctcgactttctgactcattttgaattgcctttgactggctggctatgggcatgcacaaacatgtccttaaaacaacccttaacgttcgttttcaaaactgtgcaactcaccgagtggttagtggtggtgttcgttgattattaaaagaaatatatccgcgcaatgtatgatttcaatctgtgttatttgctattgtggaactattttttcagataaCTCACAACCGTATATAAACTTCCGCTTAACTCAATATTTGAGtctgaagcatagacagtaaaagaaggtcTCACGGGGAAAAGACTACAACCCTAAACAGACCCCCTTTCCGTCTCTGGTAGCGCAGTGATATCAAggagcaatgagtcttccaacaattttacaaaatggccaataaaacacgacagaaacggTACTTCGTtgcgctacttgttttggaacatcaacgaacatcactaaccactcggtgagttgcactgttttaaaaatgaacgttaagggttgttttaaggacatgtttgtgcatgcccatagccagccagtCAAACGATTCGGACtcatcgtcaaaatttcagtgtccaccgctctagttcatccaaaacaaaccagaaaacggactcaaagtgctaaataccgaaTTATCCTTTAATGTAATAGAGTTAGAATatatatgatgatgatgctggtgCTTATGCAGAGATTGAAAACAAACCACAAGCTGTGCAGTGTGCATATAGATTAAACCAGCGTAGTAGGCAGTGAAATTACAATGAATTGTAGTTGTACgtttgtgaatgaatgaatgatggtAGATATTGCATGTTGTTCTAAAACCATAGCTTTACATGCAAATTGGCCTCTACTTCATATCAACATTGATGATGCCCATATGATAAAATAATGCTCATCTTTGAGACACTGGAAGTGTTTCTGTGGATTGTTCTCTGTGTCGTCTGTCTTGAGgaactcaattcaattcaagaatgctttattggcatgacaagctcacttatattgccaaagcagttatacaataaatctgaacacatacatgtcagtagatttacataggaataaaataaataggtaaaataaagtaaaatgtagtgtgtgttgtgtgttgttgttgtgtgttgtgtgttgtgtgttgtgtgttgtgtgttgtgtgttgtgtgtgtgtgtgtgtgtgtgtcaacacctGTGCTGTTGACCTGATTGTCCCCCAGGTGACGGGCACGCTGCTCATCTACGGCCTGTTCATGCTGGAGGTGTGCCTGTCCACGGCCATCAGCGGCCTGGACGAGGTGGTGTACTACGTCAACGGCGTGTGCCGCGCCCTGGAGTTCCTGTTGGCCGTGTGCGTGGTGCTGTACGGCGCCTGGGAGTGCGTGTTCGGCGAATGGAGCTGGCTGGGCGCCTCGGTGCTCATCGTGCACTCCTATTGCAGTGTGTGGCTGCGCGCACGCGCCGGCTGGAACAACTTCCTGCTGCGCCGCGAGGCCGCCCGCAAGATCAGCTCGCTGCCCCGCGCCAGCCAGCAGCAGCTGAGGGACCACAACGATGTGTGCGCCATCTGCTACCaggtgtggacacacacacacacacacacacacacatactcatactcatGTCCACATTATGCCAACCAGCCAAGTATTGCAGTAGTGTTGCTTATTCATGTACTTACATCATTACATACAAGTACAGtgatctttctgtctttttgccACTAGGTGAACACATTATGCtttatgtgtgcacacattctAACTTGTACCACCAGATAGACTTACAAAGGGACAATCGTAAGCACATATGGCACGTGTGCAACATGTGTAATATGCAATTTGATAAATCTATTAATGTCTATTTTCCACAGGACATGTTGTCAGCTGTGATCACATACTGCGGTCACTATTTCCATGGTAACTGCTTGAGGAAGTGGTTATATGTTCAGGAGACGTGCCCCATGTGCCACTCGCCAGTCAAACAAACTCCGTCCGATCAGACAGCTGCTCCAGAAAGCCCACGACAGGAAGCCCCCCCTGATGACTCCTCATCtggagaagaagaagacgaTGTAGAGGGATTCTCTGAAGAAGAGCAGAAAGAAGAGCAGGAAGAAGAGCAACAACAAGAGGAAGGAAGATGAAgttcaaactgaaaaaaaaagttgtgtggAAAGAGGCCTGGGTTGTGGTGGGGACGCTGGAACCAACACAGAAACTAGTGCATCCTCTGCACAGCTGCACAGGACCTGCCACAGAAAGGCAACTGTGCCatgaggatcacacacacacacacacacacacacacacacacacacacacacacacacacacacagcagaaacaGTGGAGGAGGACTTGGTCTCTGCATCTCCACCCTGTCAGGAGGACAGCAGTGCCCCACAGGATCCTGACAATGGCCCGCCACATCATCACCGTGCCGACCACTGACATCGTTACAGGGTTTGGGAGGACAGTGGATGGGACAAACCACAGAACCTACTgataaataaagttgacataAAGAACAAATGTCGACCATGGATGAAGATGATGAATGTGATGTGAGTCTACAAAAAAAACAGGATACTAAATAAATTGTTTGAGTTGGCAAGTCTGTTGCATATGAAATATCAAATATGAAAAGCCCTGCTTAGTCCTTTTCCTTTCCTCGTAGTATATTTCCTTTTGTGAACATATGACTGGAAACATGTCGCCTTGTTTGTATGCTCTTGATGGAGGTTAGCAAGAGGAAAAGGGATCCGTACGCCATTTAGCTCCCATTCATAAATCTTTTTATTGCGAAACGTTTCGAGCTCTTGGCTCTTCCTCAGACTTACAAGTTATTAATTCATAAAACGATTATGAATGGGAGCTAAATGGTGAGCGAATCCCTTTTCCTTTTGTGATACTTTCATGCTGGATCCTGCAGCTGTCGAACTTTGGCCTGAGATGTGCGTGGCCCTACACTTCTACTTGATGGGCCTCTAACTGAAAAAAAGCAGGCTCTGTGTTCTGTTCAATGTGTCTGACCCTTGCCCTCAATGCCTTTCATAGTCTGTTTAGCCTGGAGAGGGTACACAGTTC
Above is a genomic segment from Alosa alosa isolate M-15738 ecotype Scorff River chromosome 19, AALO_Geno_1.1, whole genome shotgun sequence containing:
- the zmp:0000000662 gene encoding RING finger protein 145, whose translation is MPWLEDVANVALRVPSLFALDLLFKCDVESFTEHIKARNEDMLFKYKYVIWNVYYVGQLLSFVMLLLPLGHIVQLYLHVLTAMLLYVGHHICRDYIQGEVRYGLDRPLYLDSQALNSFVSTLTSQVIVCTLCAFLMRTRQVWLFSAHLLPLLARACCLPLDTVNTVASASVVISVLQVVAFLLGNMFVPYRLARAAYREIQVVGVYRLFAVCLSVWQSFSVPLLFSVFWFLLFAAQLGSPTSSHQGMLLYLLSSVSECCSTPYSLLGLACVVSYVALGLMNLCKFFLGGYAAVQNHNVMHRGVTEGVTLLLLALQTGLLDMAPVQRSFLLSIILFIILTSTLQNMIEITEPIVLALAASRNRSVWKHMRGLSMCVFLLLSPIFMAYKLSQFFVMDLWLLILLSSCILTSLQVTGTLLIYGLFMLEVCLSTAISGLDEVVYYVNGVCRALEFLLAVCVVLYGAWECVFGEWSWLGASVLIVHSYCSVWLRARAGWNNFLLRREAARKISSLPRASQQQLRDHNDVCAICYQDMLSAVITYCGHYFHGNCLRKWLYVQETCPMCHSPVKQTPSDQTAAPESPRQEAPPDDSSSGEEEDDVEGFSEEEQKEEQEEEQQQEEGR